From one Variovorax sp. PBL-H6 genomic stretch:
- a CDS encoding acetolactate synthase 3 catalytic subunit — translation MEMSKAELASAAAVTGSQTQELMGAEVLVKALQAEGVQYVWGYPGGAVLYIYDAFYKQDTIQHVLVRHEQAAVHAADGFARATGEVGVALVTSGPGLTNAVTGIATAYMDSIPMVIISGQVPTAAIGLDAFQECDTVGITRPIVKHNFLVKDPKDLAMTMKKAFHIARSGRPGPVVVDVPKDVSFKKVSYSGYPDKVDMRSYNPVRKGHGGQIRKALQLLLSAKRPYIYTGGGVLLGNATNELRALVDMLGYPVTNTLMGLGAYPASDRKFLGMLGMHGTIEANNAMQNCDVLLAVGARFDDRVIGNPKHFAQNERKIIHIDIDPSSISKRVRVDIPIVGDVKEVLTELISMIKESSTRPDSAALASWWDTIEGWRNKDCLKYDRGNKDVIKPQHVVETLWNMTKGTDTYITSDVGQHQMWAAQYYRFDEPRRWINSGGLGTMGVGIPYAMGIKLAKPEAEVFCVTGEGSVQMCIQELSTCLQYNTPIKIVSLNNRYLGMVRQWQEIEYSGRYSHSYMDALPNFVKLAEAYGHVGMLIERPQDVEPALREARKLKDRTVFMDFRTDPTENVFPMVKAGMGITEMLLGSEDL, via the coding sequence ATGGAAATGTCAAAGGCGGAACTCGCTTCCGCGGCAGCCGTTACCGGCAGCCAAACACAAGAACTCATGGGCGCCGAGGTGCTGGTCAAGGCACTGCAGGCCGAAGGCGTCCAGTACGTCTGGGGCTATCCGGGCGGCGCGGTTCTCTACATCTACGACGCGTTCTACAAGCAGGACACCATCCAGCACGTGCTCGTGCGCCACGAACAGGCAGCAGTGCATGCGGCCGACGGCTTTGCGCGCGCCACCGGCGAAGTCGGCGTGGCACTCGTGACCTCGGGGCCGGGCCTGACCAATGCAGTCACCGGTATTGCGACTGCTTACATGGACAGCATCCCCATGGTGATCATCTCGGGCCAGGTCCCGACGGCAGCCATCGGCCTGGATGCTTTCCAGGAATGCGACACCGTGGGCATCACGCGCCCGATCGTCAAACACAACTTCCTCGTCAAGGATCCCAAGGATCTCGCCATGACGATGAAGAAGGCCTTCCACATTGCGCGCAGCGGGCGTCCGGGCCCGGTGGTGGTGGACGTGCCGAAGGACGTGTCTTTCAAGAAGGTGAGCTACAGCGGCTATCCCGACAAGGTCGACATGCGCTCGTACAACCCGGTGCGCAAGGGCCATGGCGGCCAGATCCGCAAGGCGTTGCAACTGCTGCTCTCGGCCAAGCGTCCCTATATCTATACCGGCGGTGGCGTGCTGCTCGGCAATGCGACGAACGAGCTCCGGGCACTGGTCGACATGCTGGGCTACCCGGTCACGAACACGCTGATGGGCCTGGGCGCCTATCCGGCATCCGACCGCAAGTTCCTCGGCATGCTGGGCATGCACGGCACCATCGAGGCCAACAACGCGATGCAGAACTGCGACGTGCTGCTGGCCGTCGGCGCGCGTTTCGACGACCGCGTGATCGGCAACCCGAAGCACTTCGCTCAGAACGAGCGCAAGATCATCCACATCGACATCGACCCCTCGAGCATCTCGAAGCGGGTGAGGGTCGACATCCCGATCGTGGGCGACGTGAAGGAAGTGCTGACCGAACTGATCTCGATGATCAAGGAAAGCAGCACCCGGCCCGATTCGGCCGCCCTCGCCAGTTGGTGGGACACCATCGAGGGCTGGCGCAACAAGGACTGCCTCAAGTACGACCGCGGCAACAAGGACGTGATCAAGCCGCAGCATGTGGTCGAGACGCTCTGGAACATGACCAAGGGCACCGACACCTACATCACCTCGGATGTGGGTCAGCACCAGATGTGGGCGGCGCAGTACTACCGCTTCGACGAACCTCGCCGCTGGATCAACTCCGGCGGGCTCGGCACCATGGGCGTGGGCATTCCCTATGCAATGGGCATCAAGTTGGCGAAGCCCGAGGCAGAGGTGTTCTGCGTCACGGGCGAGGGCTCGGTGCAGATGTGCATCCAGGAGCTGTCCACCTGCCTGCAGTACAACACGCCGATCAAGATTGTTTCCTTGAACAACCGCTACCTGGGCATGGTGCGCCAGTGGCAGGAGATCGAATATTCCGGCCGCTACAGCCACAGCTACATGGATGCGCTGCCCAACTTCGTGAAGCTCGCCGAGGCGTACGGCCACGTGGGCATGCTCATCGAACGGCCTCAGGACGTGGAGCCCGCACTGCGCGAGGCGCGCAAGCTGAAGGATCGGACGGTGTTCATGGACTTCCGCACCGACCCCACCGAGAACGTGTTCCCGATGGTGAAAGCAGGCATGGGTATCACCGAAATGCTGCTGGGCTCCGAGGATTTGTGA
- a CDS encoding RNA polymerase sigma factor — MATEQELSDFLKGVERRAFKRTVYHVRDEEAALDIVQDSMMKLAEHYGDKPPNEIPLLFQRILSNCTLDWFRRQKTRRALFSNMSDFETIAEDGEFDLLEHFTVNSDTRESESAEDTTRRAQIFHQIEEQIAALPGRQREAFLMRYWEEMDVAETAAAMGCSEGSVKTHCSRAVHALSKALKAKGISL, encoded by the coding sequence TTGGCCACTGAACAAGAACTCTCCGATTTCCTGAAAGGCGTCGAACGGCGCGCCTTCAAGCGCACGGTCTACCACGTGCGGGACGAGGAAGCCGCTCTCGATATCGTGCAGGACAGCATGATGAAGCTGGCCGAGCACTACGGGGACAAGCCGCCCAACGAAATCCCGCTGCTGTTCCAGCGCATCCTCTCGAACTGCACCCTGGATTGGTTCCGGCGCCAGAAGACCCGGCGGGCTCTCTTCTCGAACATGAGCGACTTCGAGACCATCGCAGAGGACGGCGAATTCGACTTGCTCGAACATTTCACCGTCAATTCGGACACCCGGGAAAGCGAAAGCGCCGAGGACACCACCCGCCGCGCCCAGATTTTTCACCAGATCGAGGAACAAATTGCCGCTTTGCCGGGTCGTCAACGCGAGGCCTTTTTGATGCGTTACTGGGAAGAGATGGACGTCGCCGAGACGGCCGCTGCAATGGGATGCTCCGAAGGCAGCGTCAAAACCCACTGTTCGCGCGCCGTCCACGCCCTGAGCAAGGCACTCAAGGCCAAGGGAATTTCGCTATGA
- a CDS encoding DUF3619 family protein encodes MNTTLSTSAATEEQFGRLVAARLSAGAQDLPHEFSERLRAARTQAVARRKVVRVLQTAPAVVSNGSTAALGGGWWTRIGSIVPLIALVAGLIVITTLQEDSRTNELAEVDAALLTDDLPPAAYTDPGFAQFLKSEGTAAQH; translated from the coding sequence ATGAATACAACGCTTTCGACCTCTGCCGCGACCGAAGAGCAGTTCGGCCGCCTGGTGGCCGCGCGGCTTTCGGCCGGCGCCCAGGATCTCCCGCACGAGTTCAGCGAGCGCCTGCGCGCCGCACGCACGCAGGCGGTGGCTCGCCGCAAGGTGGTGCGCGTGCTGCAAACGGCCCCTGCCGTGGTGTCGAATGGCAGTACCGCGGCGTTGGGCGGTGGCTGGTGGACGCGGATCGGCTCGATCGTCCCGCTGATCGCGCTCGTGGCGGGCCTCATTGTCATCACCACGCTCCAGGAGGACAGCCGGACCAACGAGCTCGCCGAAGTCGATGCAGCGCTGCTGACCGACGACTTGCCGCCTGCTGCCTATACCGACCCCGGGTTCGCCCAGTTCCTGAAGTCCGAGGGCACCGCCGCCCAGCACTGA
- a CDS encoding DUF3106 domain-containing protein, with protein sequence MPPRPRFHAPSPLRRLLPSAIGGACVLLVFALAGTAVAPAGAQVPAQGASSSTSSAASKPATSSKPLWRDLSARQQRALEPLALHWNSLTEPHKRKWLALSRNYAKLSPAEQETLHSRMTEWATLSNQQRSQARLNFADVKQIPVDERKAKWEAYQALSEEEKRELAARAKPRPGAAVSIRPVPEQKLVVLPTGTPDAQHTPRIQLAPQMSTLPSSPARPSAVGPAVTRVAAPTAGPPVAAEAQVPAPSAPAAPADASISATSPVRTSQQPPAAP encoded by the coding sequence ATGCCACCACGCCCTCGCTTCCACGCGCCCAGTCCGCTGCGCCGGCTGCTGCCGAGTGCGATAGGGGGTGCGTGCGTGCTTCTGGTGTTCGCCCTCGCAGGCACCGCTGTGGCGCCCGCGGGCGCCCAGGTCCCGGCTCAAGGTGCAAGCTCTTCAACCTCCTCGGCGGCGTCGAAGCCGGCAACGTCATCCAAGCCCTTGTGGCGGGATCTGAGCGCTCGCCAGCAGCGGGCCCTGGAGCCGCTCGCGTTGCACTGGAACAGCCTGACCGAGCCCCACAAGCGCAAGTGGCTGGCCCTTTCGCGCAACTACGCCAAGCTGTCTCCGGCCGAGCAAGAGACCCTGCACAGCCGGATGACCGAGTGGGCCACGCTCAGCAACCAGCAACGCTCGCAGGCTCGCCTCAATTTCGCCGACGTGAAGCAGATTCCGGTCGACGAACGCAAGGCCAAGTGGGAGGCCTACCAGGCGCTCAGCGAGGAAGAAAAACGCGAACTGGCCGCGCGTGCCAAGCCTCGCCCTGGCGCCGCGGTGTCGATTCGGCCGGTTCCGGAACAGAAGTTGGTCGTGCTGCCCACCGGGACGCCTGACGCGCAACACACGCCGCGTATCCAGCTGGCGCCGCAGATGTCCACGTTGCCGTCCTCTCCTGCACGGCCATCAGCAGTGGGTCCGGCGGTGACACGTGTGGCGGCCCCGACAGCCGGCCCGCCCGTCGCCGCGGAGGCGCAGGTGCCGGCGCCTTCCGCCCCAGCTGCCCCGGCGGATGCCTCGATCTCGGCCACGTCTCCGGTCCGCACCAGCCAACAGCCGCCTGCCGCGCCGTGA
- a CDS encoding RDD family protein: protein MPSSSSDSAGARSTGFPDPSASAISSELSAPGLWRRMACWLYEGMLLFAVVFVAGWLFSTLGQMRDAMDSRRHLLQAFLFVVFGVYFVWFWSKGQTLAMKTWGIRVVDRLGRPLTQGRALMRYLLSWIWFLPPLATIAPFRLGGGESAVLIFGWVIVWALLSRFHPERQFWHDAWAGTRLVPSKPLSRR from the coding sequence ATGCCTTCCAGTTCCTCCGACAGCGCCGGCGCCCGCAGCACGGGCTTTCCTGATCCCTCCGCTTCCGCCATTTCTTCCGAACTGAGCGCACCCGGCCTGTGGCGGCGCATGGCTTGCTGGCTCTACGAGGGCATGCTGCTGTTCGCCGTGGTGTTCGTTGCGGGCTGGCTGTTCAGCACGCTGGGTCAGATGCGCGACGCAATGGATTCACGCCGGCACCTGCTGCAGGCGTTCCTGTTCGTCGTGTTCGGCGTCTACTTCGTCTGGTTCTGGTCCAAGGGGCAGACGCTGGCCATGAAGACCTGGGGGATTCGCGTGGTCGATCGGCTCGGGCGCCCGCTCACGCAAGGGCGCGCGCTGATGCGCTATCTGCTCTCCTGGATCTGGTTCCTGCCGCCGCTGGCCACCATCGCCCCCTTCAGGCTGGGCGGTGGCGAATCCGCGGTGCTGATCTTCGGCTGGGTGATCGTGTGGGCGCTACTTTCGCGCTTTCATCCCGAACGCCAGTTCTGGCACGACGCCTGGGCCGGCACCCGCCTGGTCCCCTCCAAACCCTTGAGCCGCAGATGA
- a CDS encoding diacylglycerol kinase has translation MSSVNNPVNPQKARRGLSRIWHATLISVDGFRAGWNEAAFRQEVLCAAVLVPAAFWLGQTWFETALLAAVVILVMIIELLNSGIEAAIDRVGPEWHSFSKSAKDLGSAAVLLSILLCCGIWFAALWHRFSG, from the coding sequence ATGAGCAGCGTCAACAACCCTGTCAATCCACAGAAGGCGCGGCGCGGCCTGAGCCGCATCTGGCACGCCACCCTCATCTCCGTCGACGGCTTCCGCGCCGGTTGGAACGAGGCTGCTTTCCGCCAGGAAGTGCTGTGCGCCGCCGTCTTGGTGCCGGCCGCCTTCTGGCTCGGCCAGACCTGGTTCGAAACTGCGCTCCTCGCGGCGGTGGTGATACTGGTGATGATCATCGAGCTGCTCAACAGCGGCATCGAGGCGGCTATCGACCGGGTGGGCCCGGAATGGCACTCCTTCTCGAAGAGCGCAAAGGACCTGGGCAGCGCCGCGGTGCTGCTGTCCATCCTCCTGTGCTGCGGCATCTGGTTCGCTGCGTTGTGGCATCGCTTCTCCGGCTAG
- a CDS encoding TIGR00730 family Rossman fold protein, with the protein MTPSFSICVYCGSRPGERQEFSAAAQSVGRWIGEHGGQLVYGGGRTGLMGTVAEAARASGARVVGIIPKALVDKELANPLCDELHVVDTMHERKAMMGERADAFIALPGGIGTFEELFEIWTWRQLGYHDKPVGILDVAGYYSGLLGFLAHSVREGFMGEWQMGLIRSGDKAPALLEALVEEARRHPRGDKLAEVL; encoded by the coding sequence ATGACCCCTTCTTTTTCGATTTGCGTGTATTGCGGTTCGCGTCCGGGCGAGCGGCAGGAATTTTCGGCGGCGGCCCAGTCAGTCGGCCGCTGGATCGGCGAACACGGCGGCCAGCTGGTCTACGGCGGCGGCCGCACCGGACTGATGGGCACGGTAGCGGAAGCGGCGCGCGCCAGCGGCGCACGCGTGGTGGGCATCATCCCGAAGGCGCTGGTCGACAAGGAGCTCGCCAACCCCCTGTGCGACGAGCTGCACGTGGTCGACACCATGCATGAGCGCAAAGCCATGATGGGGGAGCGTGCCGATGCCTTCATCGCCCTGCCGGGCGGCATCGGCACCTTCGAGGAACTGTTCGAGATCTGGACTTGGCGCCAACTCGGTTACCACGACAAGCCCGTCGGCATCCTCGACGTGGCGGGCTACTACAGCGGGCTGCTCGGCTTCCTGGCCCACAGCGTGCGCGAGGGCTTCATGGGCGAATGGCAGATGGGGTTGATCCGGTCGGGAGACAAAGCGCCGGCACTGCTCGAAGCGCTGGTCGAGGAGGCCCGCCGCCATCCGCGGGGCGACAAGCTCGCCGAGGTGCTGTGA
- a CDS encoding P-II family nitrogen regulator: MKQITAIVKPFKLDDVREALAEVGVTGLTVTEVKGFGRQKGHTELYRGAEYVVDFLPKMKVEVVVNEADLDRCVDAIVAAARTGKIGDGKIFVTNVERVVRIRTGEEDEQAV; encoded by the coding sequence ATGAAGCAAATCACCGCCATCGTCAAACCGTTCAAGCTCGACGACGTGCGCGAGGCGCTGGCCGAAGTCGGCGTCACCGGGCTCACCGTCACGGAGGTCAAGGGTTTCGGCCGACAGAAGGGCCACACCGAGCTCTACCGCGGCGCCGAATACGTGGTCGACTTCCTGCCGAAGATGAAGGTCGAAGTGGTGGTCAACGAGGCCGACCTGGACCGTTGTGTCGATGCCATCGTCGCCGCCGCGCGCACCGGCAAGATCGGGGACGGCAAGATCTTCGTGACCAACGTCGAGCGCGTGGTGCGCATACGCACCGGCGAGGAAGACGAGCAGGCCGTCTAG
- a CDS encoding DMT family transporter has translation MRSGSSPTGLFSSLLPWLHNQAYVLLVFTTLIWGANAVAARLAVGEVSPMMLTFSRWIVCCLALGLCARRQIALHWRSLLPSWRFITVMGTLGFTGFNALFYAAAHHTTAINIAIIQGTIPVLVLLGSLLFFRTRVGGLQLVGVALTLAGIVVVASRGHPALLSELGFNIGDVWMIVASMLYAAYALGLRRRPDVPAVVFFAASAAVACLVSVPLLVAEIAMGDFFVPTPTGWALVLFVGLLPSFVSQITFIHAVGLIGPARAGVFLNLVPIFGPLLAVLVLGEALSLYHAVALALVLGGIYIAETTGPRGR, from the coding sequence ATGCGCTCTGGTTCCTCTCCCACTGGTCTCTTCTCCTCGTTGCTCCCCTGGCTCCACAACCAAGCCTACGTGCTGCTGGTGTTCACCACGCTGATCTGGGGCGCCAACGCGGTGGCCGCCCGGTTGGCAGTCGGCGAGGTCTCGCCGATGATGCTGACCTTCTCGCGGTGGATCGTCTGCTGCCTGGCGCTCGGCCTGTGCGCGCGCCGGCAGATCGCACTGCACTGGCGCAGCCTGCTTCCCTCCTGGCGCTTCATCACGGTAATGGGTACGCTGGGCTTCACCGGCTTCAACGCCCTGTTCTACGCCGCGGCGCACCACACGACGGCCATCAACATCGCGATCATCCAGGGCACCATTCCAGTGCTCGTGCTGCTGGGCAGCCTGCTCTTCTTCCGCACCCGCGTCGGCGGACTACAGCTGGTAGGCGTGGCGCTCACGCTCGCGGGCATCGTCGTGGTGGCCTCGCGCGGCCATCCCGCGCTGCTGTCCGAGCTAGGTTTCAACATCGGCGACGTCTGGATGATCGTGGCCAGCATGCTCTACGCCGCCTATGCCCTGGGCCTTCGCCGGCGCCCCGACGTGCCGGCTGTGGTCTTCTTCGCGGCCAGCGCGGCAGTGGCTTGCCTGGTGTCGGTACCGCTCCTCGTGGCGGAGATCGCCATGGGCGATTTCTTCGTGCCCACGCCCACGGGCTGGGCACTGGTGCTGTTCGTCGGGCTGCTGCCTTCTTTCGTCTCGCAGATCACCTTCATCCACGCCGTGGGGCTGATCGGTCCCGCGCGCGCGGGGGTTTTCCTCAATCTGGTGCCGATCTTCGGGCCGCTGCTCGCGGTGCTCGTGCTCGGCGAGGCGCTGTCGCTCTACCACGCGGTAGCGTTGGCCCTGGTGCTCGGGGGCATCTACATCGCCGAGACGACCGGCCCGCGCGGCCGCTGA